Proteins co-encoded in one Pseudoliparis swirei isolate HS2019 ecotype Mariana Trench chromosome 7, NWPU_hadal_v1, whole genome shotgun sequence genomic window:
- the LOC130196820 gene encoding intracellular hyaluronan-binding protein 4-like: MLPDAYGCTVANRYGDLLDDEADPFDLINKVQMEKDKKKKKPDGEKKGKQKKSGQKESQKESQKERPLPVGPEPQDPAPVRQQQVLPGPVKERADGREEAYGGTKRAAFGERWANKEQYPQEFSISKPFYNADFDPRGRGGYRGGGRGGGRGGGRGGGGGGGGGSGSGSGVRYFRNSDNFALRGKREYDRQSGTGISPEEKRGGRGPWNWSSAEETARNESMEVISHTAVKSEEAQMRGVEENLNRAMEEEHGDVLVQVAMEMTLDEWKALQQTSRPKAEFNIRKSENQIPSKAKVIHQSKKVEMVKEGTIEEVEDEGNVLRRSVNDITSLLEINFGSLGRSSRGGRGRGARGGPANRPERAKPILEREDYLAPNPDDPEDFPALS, translated from the exons ATGCTCCCGGATGCTTACGGGTGCACTGTGGCGAACAGGTACGGGGATCTCCTGGATGATGAGGCGGACCCCTTCGACCTGATCAACAAAGTGCAAATGGAGAaggataaaaagaaaaagaagccaGATGGGGAGAAGAAAGGCAAACAGAAGAAATCTGGTCAGAAGGAATCGCAGAAGGAATCGCAGAAGGAGAGACCCCTTCCTGTTGGGCCGGAACCTCAAGACCCAGCTCCAG TTCGTCAGCAGCAGGTGCTTCCTGGACCAGTGAAAGAGAGGGCCgatgggagagaggaggcctATGGGGGCACAAAGAGAGCTGCCTTTGGGGAGCGTTGGGCCAACAAAGAACAGTATCCACAGGAGTTTTCCATCTCAAA GCCGTTCTATAATGCAGACTTCGACCCCAGGGGCAGAGGGGggtacagaggaggaggaagaggaggaggaagaggaggaggaagaggaggaggaggtggaggaggaggtggaagcgGAAGTGGAAGTGGAGTACGATACTTTAGGAACTCTGACAACTTCGCCCTCAGGGGCAAGAGAGAATATGATCGACAAAGCGGAAC AGGAATCTCTCctgaggaaaagagaggaggcagaggaccTTGGAACTGGAGCAGTGCTGAAGAAACTGCAAG AAATGAGTCAATGGAGGTGATCTCCCACACTGCCGTCAAATCTGAGGAGGCCCAAATGCGTGGAGTTGAAGAGAATCTGAATCG AGCGATGGAAGAAGAGCATGGAGATGTGCTGGTCcaggttgccatggagatgacCCTGGACGAGTGGAAGGCCCTGCAGCAGACGAGTCGCCCCAAAGCAGAGTTTAATATCCGCAAATCTGAGAACCAGATTCCCTCCAAAGCCAAGGTCATCCACCAGTCAaagaaggtggag ATGGTGAAGGAGGGGACCATTGAAGAAGTGGAGGATGAGGGCAACGTCCTCCGTAGGTCTGTGAATGACATCACTTCCCTTCTGGAAATCAACTTCGGGAGCCTTGGACGTTCCAGTCGTGGGGGTCGGGGAAGGGGAGCAAGAGGTGGCCCTGCTAACCGCCCAGAGAGAGCCAAACCCATACTGGAGAGG GAAGATTATCTGGCTCCAAACCCAGATGACCCAGAAGACTTCCCAGCACTATCGTGA